A genome region from Streptomyces pratensis includes the following:
- a CDS encoding dihydroxyacetone kinase family protein: MTRLSNDPAAFADEALEGFVAAHPRRVRQVPGGVVRATRTAPGQVAVVVGGGSGHYPAFSGLVGQGLAHGAAVGNVFASPSAHQVRQVARAAETGGGVLLAYGNYAGDVLHFGQAAVQLAAEGIPARTLGVTDDMSSASPEEAHKRRGVAGDLIVFKAAAAAAEAGHPLDEVTRIASLANARTRSFGVAFSGCTLPGADHPLFTVPEGRMAVGLGIHGEPGMGERPVPTADEAAELLVSTVLGELPEGVDAPRGRRAAVILNGLGSVKYEELFVVYRRVAQLLAEAGVEAVDPEVGELVTSFDMAGVSLTLCWLTDELEPLWTAPADAPAYRKGTVEAADLHVPDTSAETDEDTVPPATDDSREAARTALAALRVLKDTVDVHADELGRIDAVAGDGDHGIGMQRGSTGAYEAALRAEALGAGAETLLLRAADAWADRAGGTSGALWGVILRAVGSALGDTGRPTAPVVAAGVAQASAGVMELGKAEVGDKTMVDVLVPFSYALTAATEAGQPLATAWDTAAHSASAAAEATTGLLPRMGRARPHAEKSLGTPDAGAHSLALIVRAVHGVFVPTLENH, translated from the coding sequence ATGACCCGCCTGTCCAACGATCCCGCCGCCTTCGCCGACGAAGCGCTCGAAGGCTTCGTCGCCGCCCACCCACGCAGGGTCCGCCAGGTACCCGGCGGGGTGGTCCGGGCCACCCGCACCGCCCCCGGCCAGGTCGCCGTGGTGGTCGGCGGCGGCTCCGGGCACTACCCGGCCTTCTCCGGGCTGGTCGGCCAGGGCCTCGCCCACGGCGCGGCGGTCGGCAACGTCTTCGCCTCGCCCTCCGCCCACCAGGTGCGCCAGGTCGCGCGGGCCGCCGAGACCGGCGGCGGCGTCCTCCTCGCGTACGGCAACTACGCGGGCGACGTCCTGCACTTCGGCCAGGCAGCGGTACAGCTCGCCGCCGAGGGGATACCCGCCCGCACGCTCGGCGTCACGGACGACATGTCCAGCGCCTCGCCCGAAGAGGCCCACAAGCGCCGCGGTGTCGCCGGGGACCTGATCGTCTTCAAGGCGGCCGCGGCGGCGGCCGAGGCAGGGCACCCGCTGGACGAGGTGACCCGGATCGCGTCGCTGGCGAACGCCCGCACCCGCTCCTTCGGTGTCGCGTTCTCCGGCTGCACGCTGCCGGGCGCCGACCACCCCCTCTTCACCGTGCCCGAGGGCCGCATGGCCGTGGGGCTCGGCATCCACGGCGAGCCCGGCATGGGCGAGCGGCCCGTGCCGACCGCCGACGAGGCCGCCGAGCTCCTGGTCTCCACCGTCCTCGGCGAACTCCCGGAAGGGGTGGACGCGCCGCGCGGCCGGCGGGCGGCGGTGATCCTCAACGGCCTCGGCTCGGTGAAGTACGAGGAGCTGTTCGTCGTCTACCGCCGGGTCGCCCAGCTCCTCGCCGAGGCCGGCGTCGAGGCCGTGGACCCCGAGGTCGGCGAACTGGTCACCAGCTTCGACATGGCCGGCGTATCGCTCACCCTGTGCTGGCTCACCGACGAGCTGGAACCCCTGTGGACGGCCCCGGCCGACGCCCCCGCCTACCGCAAGGGCACCGTCGAAGCGGCGGACCTCCACGTCCCGGACACCTCCGCGGAGACCGACGAGGACACCGTCCCGCCCGCCACCGACGACTCCCGCGAGGCGGCCCGCACCGCCCTCGCCGCGCTGCGCGTCCTCAAGGACACCGTCGACGTCCACGCCGACGAACTCGGCCGGATCGACGCGGTCGCCGGTGACGGCGACCACGGCATCGGCATGCAGCGCGGCTCCACCGGGGCGTACGAGGCGGCGCTCCGCGCCGAGGCCCTCGGCGCCGGTGCGGAAACGCTTCTGCTCCGGGCTGCCGATGCCTGGGCCGACCGGGCCGGCGGCACCTCCGGCGCCCTGTGGGGCGTCATCCTCCGGGCGGTCGGCTCCGCTCTCGGCGACACCGGGCGGCCCACGGCCCCCGTGGTCGCGGCAGGGGTCGCCCAGGCATCGGCGGGCGTGATGGAGCTCGGGAAGGCGGAGGTCGGCGACAAGACGATGGTCGACGTTCTCGTCCCCTTCTCCTACGCGCTCACGGCCGCGACCGAGGCGGGACAGCCCCTGGCCACCGCCTGGGACACGGCCGCGCACTCCGCGTCGGCCGCCGCCGAGGCCACGACGGGCCTGCTCCCCCGGATGGGCCGCGCCCGCCCGCACGCCGAGAAGAGCCTCGGCACTCCGGACGCCGGAGCCCACTCGCTCGCCCTGATCGTCCGTGCCGTGCACGGCGTGTTCGTACCCACCCTGGAGAACCACTGA
- a CDS encoding ribose-5-phosphate isomerase yields MSEKLRIVVGSDDAGHAYKEALRKDLEASGLVATVTDVGVDADGHTAYPKVAIAAAEMVARGEADRALLVCGTGLGVAIAANKVKGIRAVTAHDSFSVERAVLSNNAQVLTFGQRVVGIELARRLAAEWLTYRFDEASASAAKVALMDDYENKNDHGNQQEAAA; encoded by the coding sequence ATGTCCGAGAAGCTCCGCATCGTCGTCGGCTCCGACGACGCCGGCCACGCCTACAAGGAAGCCCTCAGGAAGGACCTGGAGGCCAGCGGTCTCGTCGCCACCGTCACCGATGTGGGGGTCGACGCCGACGGGCACACCGCCTACCCGAAGGTCGCGATCGCCGCCGCCGAGATGGTTGCCCGAGGCGAGGCCGACCGCGCCCTGCTCGTCTGCGGCACGGGCCTCGGGGTGGCGATCGCCGCCAACAAGGTCAAGGGCATCCGGGCCGTCACCGCCCACGACTCCTTCTCCGTCGAGCGCGCGGTCCTCTCCAACAACGCCCAGGTCCTCACCTTCGGCCAGCGCGTCGTCGGCATCGAGCTCGCACGCCGGCTCGCCGCCGAGTGGCTGACGTACCGCTTCGACGAGGCGTCGGCGTCCGCGGCCAAGGTCGCGCTGATGGATGACTACGAGAACAAGAACGACCACGGGAACCAGCAGGAAGCCGCAGCCTGA
- a CDS encoding triose-phosphate isomerase family protein — MSAQNPRVTIGVSLKMYFGHHQTLNWARSIAFLAARHPAVTGGTAELFVLPAFPALVPVTGILAGTEVRTGAQDLATQDSGPYTGEVSGAHLHEIGARYAEVGHAERRRLFGEGDTVVAAKTAAALRNGLTPVLCVGELDQVSPSEAAARTVAEAERILATAAHEGPLAPVVLAYEPQWAIGAPRPASPDHIRVVCQALTTWLATQPSLAGSRVIYGGSAGPGLLTELGTGVDGLFLGRFAHDPAAVERILDETLEGVLACPTA; from the coding sequence ATGTCCGCGCAGAACCCCCGGGTCACGATCGGGGTGAGCCTGAAGATGTACTTCGGCCACCACCAGACCCTCAACTGGGCCCGCAGCATCGCCTTCCTCGCCGCCCGGCACCCGGCCGTCACCGGCGGCACGGCCGAACTCTTCGTGCTGCCCGCCTTCCCCGCACTCGTCCCCGTCACCGGCATCCTGGCCGGTACGGAGGTGCGGACCGGGGCGCAGGACCTGGCGACCCAGGACTCCGGCCCGTACACCGGCGAGGTCAGCGGCGCGCACCTGCACGAGATCGGCGCCCGCTACGCCGAGGTCGGCCACGCCGAGCGCCGCCGGCTCTTCGGCGAGGGCGACACGGTCGTCGCCGCCAAGACGGCGGCCGCGCTGCGCAACGGACTCACCCCGGTGCTCTGCGTCGGCGAGCTCGACCAGGTGTCCCCCTCCGAGGCGGCCGCCCGCACGGTCGCCGAGGCGGAACGCATCCTGGCCACCGCGGCCCACGAGGGGCCCCTCGCCCCGGTCGTCCTCGCGTACGAGCCGCAGTGGGCCATCGGCGCCCCCCGGCCCGCCTCTCCGGACCACATCCGCGTGGTCTGCCAGGCCCTCACCACCTGGCTCGCCACCCAGCCGTCCCTGGCCGGCAGCCGCGTGATCTACGGCGGCAGCGCGGGCCCGGGGCTGCTGACCGAGCTGGGCACGGGCGTCGACGGGCTGTTCCTCGGCCGCTTCGCCCACGACCCGGCAGCGGTGGAACGCATCCTCGACGAGACGCTGGAAGGAGTCCTGGCATGTCCTACGGCCTGA